In Blastopirellula sp. J2-11, a single genomic region encodes these proteins:
- a CDS encoding adenylate kinase family protein, translating into MQKFVIMGVQGCGKGTQAKLLCKAYDLAHISVGDIFRWNIAHHTKLAARIQRIISRGDLVSDEIVAEIVQRRLADHDWNFGFILDGFPRSVVQAEFFLESYDIDAVIHIVVPDEVVRERVLSRRLCSGCGLDYNLIHHRPQEIDKCDVCGAALTQRADDTPSAVADRLKTYHEKTAPILELFRRKELVLEVEGMQPAEFVQKEIQTQLGLKSPRRSQ; encoded by the coding sequence ATGCAAAAATTTGTGATTATGGGCGTTCAGGGGTGCGGCAAAGGAACGCAGGCCAAGCTGCTTTGTAAAGCGTACGACCTGGCGCATATCAGCGTCGGTGATATCTTTCGTTGGAATATCGCGCATCACACCAAGTTGGCGGCGCGCATCCAGCGAATCATCAGCCGCGGCGATTTGGTCAGCGATGAAATTGTCGCCGAGATCGTCCAGCGTCGGCTGGCCGACCATGACTGGAACTTTGGTTTTATTTTGGACGGCTTTCCTCGCAGCGTCGTCCAAGCCGAGTTTTTTCTGGAATCGTATGACATTGATGCGGTGATTCATATTGTGGTGCCGGACGAAGTCGTGCGCGAGCGCGTCCTCTCACGCCGGCTCTGCAGCGGCTGCGGACTTGACTACAACTTGATCCATCATCGCCCGCAGGAGATTGATAAGTGCGACGTTTGCGGCGCGGCGCTTACACAGCGAGCCGACGATACTCCGAGCGCTGTGGCGGATCGCTTGAAGACGTATCACGAAAAGACGGCGCCGATCTTAGAACTATTTCGACGCAAAGAGCTCGTCCTAGAAGTGGAAGGCATGCAGCCAGCCGAGTTTGTGCAAAAAGAGATCCAAACGCAGCTTGGATTGAAATCACCTAGACGCTCGCAGTAG
- a CDS encoding class I SAM-dependent methyltransferase, with product MSTAMELDEAKIEAFAARFLEAMNGAAMMLMSSIGHRTGLFDTMADLPAATSEEVAAAAGLNERYVREWLNALVSAQVIDFDRAEQSYRLPAEHAALLTRAATPSNLASVAQWIAVLGYVETQIVDKFSHGGGVCYHEFHRFHDVMAEESSQTTVSAMIDHILPLVDGLIEKLERGIDVLDVGCGSAKALILLAERFPHSRFYGYDLCADAIVAGRRLAEERDLPNLTLKVRDVSQLVDCDRFDLITAFDAIHDQAYPDQVLNNISRALRRDGIFLMQDIRASSYVEKNIDQPLGAFIYTISCMHCMSVSLAQGGMGLGAAWGEEMAQEMLISAGFSQVDIRRLDHDIINNYYLARLG from the coding sequence ATGTCGACTGCGATGGAACTGGACGAGGCCAAAATAGAGGCCTTCGCCGCCCGATTTTTAGAAGCAATGAACGGCGCGGCGATGATGCTGATGTCTTCGATAGGACATCGGACTGGGTTATTCGACACAATGGCCGATTTGCCGGCGGCGACCAGCGAAGAAGTCGCCGCGGCGGCTGGTCTGAACGAACGCTACGTCCGCGAGTGGCTCAACGCGCTGGTATCGGCCCAAGTGATTGATTTCGATCGGGCCGAACAATCATATCGCTTACCGGCCGAACATGCGGCGCTGCTGACCCGCGCGGCGACGCCGTCCAACTTGGCGTCGGTCGCCCAGTGGATCGCGGTGTTGGGATATGTCGAAACGCAAATCGTCGATAAGTTCTCTCACGGCGGCGGCGTCTGTTACCACGAGTTCCATCGCTTTCATGATGTGATGGCGGAAGAGAGTTCGCAAACGACGGTCTCGGCGATGATTGATCATATCCTACCGTTGGTCGACGGTTTGATTGAGAAGTTAGAACGAGGGATCGACGTGCTGGATGTCGGCTGCGGATCGGCCAAGGCGCTGATCTTGCTGGCCGAGCGATTCCCCCATAGTCGGTTTTACGGCTACGACTTATGTGCGGACGCGATCGTCGCCGGACGACGACTTGCGGAAGAGCGGGACCTGCCGAACCTGACGTTGAAAGTTCGTGACGTCTCGCAGTTGGTCGACTGCGATCGGTTTGACCTGATCACCGCGTTTGACGCAATCCACGATCAGGCCTATCCCGATCAGGTGCTCAACAATATCTCGCGGGCGCTGCGCCGCGACGGCATCTTTTTAATGCAAGATATTCGCGCATCGAGCTACGTCGAAAAAAATATCGATCAGCCGCTGGGAGCGTTTATTTACACCATCTCATGCATGCACTGCATGAGCGTGTCGCTGGCCCAAGGAGGAATGGGGCTAGGGGCCGCTTGGGGCGAAGAGATGGCCCAAGAGATGTTGATCTCCGCTGGATTTTCACAGGTCGATATTCGGCGATTGGATCATGACATCATCAACAACTACTATCTCGCACGCTTGGGATAA
- a CDS encoding GNAT family N-acetyltransferase, whose product MSIRQVAALSEPQLAELTTLFQDLWWTPGRQMDDVRIAIGNSSLVIGLIDDAAGDQLVGFCRVLTDFVYRAMLHDVVVDPAYRGQQLGRRLMDAVIEHPRLRNVDTITLACSAEMIPFYRQFGFDQQEAEIFTLRRKKTS is encoded by the coding sequence ATGTCGATACGTCAGGTCGCTGCGCTGAGCGAGCCGCAGCTTGCTGAATTAACTACGCTCTTTCAAGATTTGTGGTGGACGCCGGGGCGACAAATGGACGACGTGCGGATCGCTATCGGCAACTCTTCGCTCGTGATCGGCTTGATCGATGATGCGGCTGGCGACCAGCTTGTCGGCTTTTGCCGAGTACTGACCGACTTTGTCTATCGGGCGATGCTGCACGATGTGGTCGTTGATCCCGCCTATCGCGGGCAACAACTGGGGCGGCGGCTGATGGATGCCGTGATCGAGCATCCGCGGCTGCGAAATGTCGATACGATTACCCTGGCCTGCTCCGCCGAGATGATCCCGTTCTACCGGCAATTCGGCTTCGATCAGCAAGAAGCGGAGATCTTTACGCTGCGCCGGAAAAAAACTTCGTAA
- a CDS encoding AAA family ATPase has protein sequence MLDSWKQIDDDFNRLIRSLTAALSDPQVEKTVGLAMEAQGTKWSELTQPFRGLPTYPQNVVRVGLASDILCIMSSAVISDGQIDADEMQTAFDLSRYLVLYLSALERYRHYANLTYDDVRPFMETFQQDRQPFGGRGDGPTFLLSAKLTLAVASATGDRAHMQTFEKIIQTILSLVFGGIPRCPAEREFIAKIEKIFATLQGVKITSKSSKTQTSWGASGKSSIDEGFANLIPEKSGAPTTENSLTPEASLQAAMSELDALVGLPGVKAEVRRLTAFLKIQQQRRKYGLRTSSQTLHFVFTGNPGTGKTTVARIVGKILYGFELLKSTNVIECSRADLVGGYVGQTAMKTQKKIESALDGVLFIDEAYTLSSGASQERGDTFGSEAINTLLKMMEDHRERLVVIVAGYPRLMQEFIETNPGLQSRFTRYLDFADFGVADLCRIFEKFCTDGEYLLSPESRAVASILFTLAYDQRDERFGNARFIRNVFEQAIGRHSERVHQLPPDQITREVLMRLDGDDIAFETQHALDRTQLDLASARWHGECDQCQTSSSCRLEYLGQRVTCRKCQNAFIFPWWNLVAGTVSGVPGGWTPNAAEDEIS, from the coding sequence ATGCTCGATTCTTGGAAACAGATTGACGACGACTTCAATCGTCTGATCCGCTCGTTAACCGCCGCGCTGAGCGATCCGCAGGTCGAGAAGACTGTCGGCCTGGCGATGGAAGCGCAAGGAACGAAATGGAGCGAACTGACGCAGCCGTTTCGCGGCTTGCCGACCTATCCGCAAAATGTGGTGCGTGTGGGACTGGCCAGCGATATCCTGTGCATCATGTCCTCGGCGGTCATCTCGGACGGGCAGATTGACGCCGACGAAATGCAGACCGCGTTCGATTTGTCGCGGTACCTGGTCCTTTATCTTTCGGCGCTCGAGCGTTATCGGCATTACGCCAATCTGACCTACGACGACGTTCGCCCTTTCATGGAAACCTTCCAGCAAGATCGTCAGCCGTTTGGCGGTCGGGGAGATGGGCCGACGTTTCTGTTGAGTGCGAAACTGACGCTCGCCGTCGCCAGCGCGACCGGCGATCGCGCCCACATGCAGACGTTTGAGAAGATCATTCAAACGATTTTGAGCTTGGTCTTTGGCGGGATTCCCCGCTGTCCGGCCGAGAGAGAGTTTATCGCCAAGATCGAAAAGATATTCGCCACGCTGCAAGGGGTGAAAATCACGAGCAAGTCCAGCAAGACGCAAACCTCCTGGGGCGCCAGCGGCAAGTCAAGCATCGATGAAGGCTTCGCCAACCTGATTCCTGAAAAGTCTGGTGCGCCAACGACGGAGAATTCGCTGACGCCGGAAGCGTCGCTGCAAGCGGCGATGAGCGAGTTGGACGCGTTGGTCGGATTGCCCGGCGTCAAAGCCGAAGTTCGCCGACTCACCGCGTTTCTAAAAATCCAACAACAGCGGCGCAAATATGGACTGCGGACCTCTTCGCAAACGTTGCATTTTGTCTTCACCGGCAATCCTGGTACCGGAAAGACGACGGTCGCTCGGATCGTCGGCAAGATCTTGTACGGCTTTGAACTGCTGAAGTCGACCAACGTGATCGAGTGCAGTCGCGCCGACCTGGTTGGCGGCTACGTCGGGCAGACGGCGATGAAGACGCAGAAAAAGATTGAGTCCGCTCTGGACGGCGTGCTGTTTATCGACGAAGCGTACACGTTGTCGAGCGGCGCTTCGCAGGAGCGCGGCGATACGTTTGGATCCGAGGCGATCAACACGCTGCTGAAGATGATGGAAGATCACCGCGAGCGATTGGTGGTAATCGTCGCCGGCTATCCGCGGCTGATGCAGGAGTTTATCGAGACCAACCCCGGCCTCCAAAGCCGCTTTACGCGATACCTGGATTTTGCCGATTTTGGCGTTGCTGATTTGTGTCGCATTTTCGAAAAGTTTTGCACCGACGGCGAATATCTCTTATCGCCCGAGTCACGCGCGGTGGCCAGCATCTTGTTTACGCTTGCCTATGATCAGCGTGACGAGCGGTTCGGCAACGCTCGCTTTATTCGCAATGTGTTTGAGCAAGCGATTGGCCGGCATTCAGAACGGGTTCATCAACTGCCGCCTGACCAGATTACCCGCGAAGTCTTGATGCGGCTCGACGGCGACGATATTGCGTTTGAAACGCAGCACGCGTTGGACCGCACGCAATTGGATCTTGCGAGCGCTCGCTGGCACGGCGAGTGCGATCAGTGCCAAACCTCCAGCAGTTGTCGGCTGGAGTATCTGGGGCAACGCGTCACCTGCCGCAAGTGTCAGAATGCGTTCATCTTTCCCTGGTGGAATCTGGTCGCTGGTACGGTCTCCGGCGTTCCCGGCGGTTGGACGCCGAACGCTGCTGAAGACGAAATTTCCTAA
- a CDS encoding class I SAM-dependent methyltransferase, with protein MTEKVRAFLSDTDEYRIAFETFLANTDQKVKARAWMDAQILQLPDTQLLVDAGAGNGELTKYLDDRFDSVIAIDPNPYLLEDLKVDCPDAKTIEGGILAADVPPQSASLVVCSHVFYYIPPESWLDNLAQIAAWIRPGGRAWIILQCADTDCMRMRHFFDEQTFSLHPLREAFVAQHGDKFTATMHSIDSFITTKNLKDAYAIAEFMLNMLPLVSPPLQADLENYVEQYFAVSPTSYRFSCTQNVLELTRKD; from the coding sequence ATGACGGAAAAAGTTCGCGCCTTTCTCTCCGATACCGATGAATACCGCATCGCGTTTGAAACGTTTCTGGCCAACACCGATCAGAAGGTGAAAGCCAGGGCATGGATGGACGCGCAGATTCTACAACTGCCAGATACGCAGTTGCTGGTCGATGCTGGGGCCGGTAATGGGGAGTTGACCAAGTATCTTGATGATCGCTTCGATTCGGTGATCGCGATTGATCCCAATCCTTATTTGCTGGAAGACTTGAAAGTCGACTGCCCCGACGCGAAGACCATTGAAGGGGGAATCTTGGCAGCGGACGTTCCGCCGCAATCGGCGAGTCTGGTCGTTTGCTCGCATGTCTTCTATTATATTCCGCCAGAAAGCTGGCTCGACAATCTGGCGCAAATCGCCGCTTGGATTCGCCCCGGTGGACGAGCCTGGATCATTTTGCAATGCGCTGATACCGATTGCATGCGGATGCGTCACTTCTTTGACGAGCAGACTTTTTCGCTTCATCCGCTGCGTGAAGCGTTTGTCGCCCAACATGGTGACAAGTTTACCGCCACGATGCATTCGATCGACAGCTTCATCACGACCAAGAATCTCAAAGACGCCTATGCAATCGCCGAGTTCATGCTGAACATGTTGCCGCTGGTCTCTCCGCCGCTGCAGGCCGATCTGGAAAATTATGTCGAGCAGTATTTTGCCGTGTCGCCGACGAGCTATCGATTTTCTTGCACGCAGAATGTGTTGGAGTTGACGCGGAAGGATTGA
- a CDS encoding DUF1569 domain-containing protein, with protein sequence MSRLNSLAELRLRLIHVMTSEHENRRRWMTAQIFYHLAAVLEDSVAGLPMHTRHPAIVAPKCFWAKQLCSL encoded by the coding sequence ATGTCGCGTCTTAACAGTCTCGCAGAACTACGACTTCGGTTGATTCACGTCATGACATCGGAACACGAAAACCGCAGACGTTGGATGACCGCCCAGATTTTCTATCATCTGGCCGCCGTGTTGGAAGATTCAGTAGCAGGGCTGCCCATGCACACGCGCCATCCGGCAATCGTTGCTCCGAAATGTTTTTGGGCTAAGCAACTATGTTCGTTATAA
- a CDS encoding sulfatase, with product MFSRPFYLIAALFLLVASSVVAAEKQPNILLIAVDDLRTELGCYGLPYVESPRLDQLAAQGMLFRRHYVQVPTCGASRFALLTGRSPAHTRALANTAFYSGKSKLSPTQLPGAQTMPELFRRSGYHTVCIGKISHTADGKVFEYNGKGDGRDELPGAWDELATPYGPWKRGWGVFFGYEGGSHREDGTGRQDLLEFTATRDEDLPDGMLANAAIDKLSELKDRDEPFFLGLGFIKPHLPFVATKQDWDAIAELDVAPPTAPEKLKSAFLPNSGEFYRYDAPYEKSRPLATDDALTAKRGYLACVRYVDRQIGKVLDELDRLDLAENTIVVVWGDHGWHLGEYAMWGKHAPYERTLNSTLIIRAPGVTKPGSVSDALVDSIDLYPTLIDLCQPRFTQTAHPLDGKNLRPVLNGQADQVHDVSLSYWGGATSIRSPTHRLIVKQTKAKGPTVELYDLRETADPTENLAASHPELVVSLLAQKEARENSPKP from the coding sequence ATGTTCTCACGTCCATTTTATCTCATTGCGGCGCTATTTCTGTTGGTCGCCTCCTCGGTTGTCGCGGCAGAAAAGCAGCCCAATATCTTGCTGATCGCGGTGGACGACTTGCGAACCGAGTTGGGCTGTTATGGATTGCCTTATGTTGAAAGCCCGCGTCTGGATCAATTGGCCGCGCAAGGGATGTTGTTTCGGCGGCACTATGTTCAAGTCCCGACCTGCGGAGCGTCGCGCTTTGCGCTGCTGACGGGACGCAGTCCAGCACATACCCGCGCGCTGGCGAATACGGCTTTCTATTCTGGCAAGAGCAAGCTTTCACCAACCCAATTGCCGGGTGCGCAAACGATGCCCGAGCTATTCCGCCGCAGTGGTTATCACACCGTTTGCATCGGTAAGATCTCGCACACGGCCGACGGAAAAGTATTCGAGTACAACGGCAAAGGAGATGGACGAGACGAGCTGCCTGGCGCTTGGGACGAACTGGCGACTCCCTACGGCCCCTGGAAGCGTGGCTGGGGCGTCTTCTTTGGTTATGAAGGGGGGAGCCATCGTGAAGATGGAACCGGACGCCAAGACTTGCTAGAGTTTACCGCGACGCGTGACGAAGATTTGCCCGACGGCATGTTGGCCAATGCGGCGATCGACAAACTGAGCGAGTTGAAAGATCGAGACGAGCCCTTTTTTCTGGGGCTTGGTTTTATCAAGCCGCATCTGCCGTTTGTCGCGACCAAGCAAGATTGGGATGCGATCGCCGAGCTTGACGTTGCGCCTCCGACCGCGCCGGAGAAATTGAAGTCGGCGTTCTTGCCGAACAGCGGTGAGTTCTACAGGTACGACGCTCCCTACGAAAAATCGCGTCCGCTCGCGACTGACGATGCGCTGACCGCTAAGCGGGGCTATCTCGCTTGCGTGCGGTATGTTGATCGGCAGATCGGCAAAGTGTTGGACGAACTGGATCGCCTGGATTTGGCCGAGAATACGATTGTCGTCGTCTGGGGCGATCATGGTTGGCATTTGGGCGAGTATGCGATGTGGGGAAAACACGCTCCCTACGAACGAACGCTCAACAGTACGCTGATTATCCGCGCCCCCGGCGTCACCAAGCCGGGTAGCGTTAGTGATGCGCTGGTTGATTCGATCGATCTCTATCCGACATTGATCGATCTGTGTCAGCCCCGCTTTACACAAACAGCCCATCCGCTTGATGGCAAAAACTTGCGACCTGTTTTGAACGGCCAAGCCGATCAGGTGCATGACGTCTCGCTTAGCTATTGGGGCGGTGCGACCTCGATCCGTTCGCCGACACATCGTTTGATTGTGAAACAAACCAAGGCCAAAGGGCCGACGGTGGAACTGTACGATTTGCGGGAGACAGCCGATCCGACCGAGAATCTTGCCGCGAGCCATCCGGAATTGGTCGTATCGTTGCTCGCGCAAAAAGAAGCTCGCGAAAATTCTCCAAAACCGTAA
- a CDS encoding vWA domain-containing protein: protein MRVSRIVLLLAVAAVCGCRPQVGQNERPDATATPSSTAVVLDAEREEKTAERDSAPISMAGKKDAKPVSEMSTVANQPAPTAPAADRYRGSGREKEVAKSQIDALQMQLKTMPAENRRLVIQQPNAAPGFAPQLEGIAGHGAGPGEGGDKFAHVENNPFRAVADEPLSTFSIDVDTASYAKIRSYLIDHHQLPPQGAVRVEELINYFTYDYETPTDQNPFAANVEAAACPWNSEHRLVRIGIKGKEIANADRPATNLVFLLDVSGSMNNSRKLPLLKQGMKLLVDQLGENDKVAIVVYAGAAGMVLNSTSGDDKSTIMEALDRLQAGGSTNGGQGIALAYQAATENFIKGGVNRVILCTDGDFNVGVTSTSDLVTMAAEKAKSGVFLSVMGFGTGNHNDAMMEELSGKANGNYAFIDTITEAKKVLVEQMSGTLTTIAKDVKIQIEFNPTKVAAYRLVGYENRLLANADFNDDKKDAGEIGAGHCVTAFYEIVPASVESPVTTAKVDDLKYQSTRDITPAADSDELLTLKIRYKQPDEDESSLISVGVKDSGNRFAQASGDFQFAAGVAMFGMLLREGDQDAKVNLDEITELVSNNVGDDSYRGEFLKIVQAAKTLKK, encoded by the coding sequence ATGCGAGTTTCGAGAATTGTGTTGCTGCTGGCGGTCGCCGCCGTTTGCGGCTGTCGCCCCCAAGTCGGACAGAATGAACGTCCCGATGCGACGGCGACACCGTCAAGCACTGCGGTTGTTCTAGACGCGGAACGCGAAGAGAAGACGGCCGAAAGGGATTCTGCGCCTATCAGCATGGCCGGCAAGAAAGACGCCAAGCCGGTGAGCGAGATGTCCACCGTCGCCAATCAGCCGGCGCCTACCGCGCCGGCGGCAGATAGGTACCGGGGCTCCGGGCGAGAGAAAGAAGTCGCCAAGTCCCAAATCGACGCCTTGCAAATGCAGTTGAAGACCATGCCGGCGGAAAACCGCCGATTGGTCATCCAACAGCCAAACGCCGCGCCTGGATTCGCGCCGCAGCTAGAGGGAATCGCCGGGCACGGAGCAGGTCCCGGCGAGGGCGGAGACAAGTTCGCCCATGTCGAAAACAACCCGTTCCGCGCGGTTGCGGATGAGCCGCTTTCAACCTTTTCGATCGACGTGGATACGGCCTCGTACGCGAAGATTCGCTCTTACTTGATCGATCATCACCAACTGCCGCCGCAAGGAGCGGTACGTGTGGAGGAGTTGATCAACTACTTTACGTACGACTACGAGACCCCCACGGACCAGAATCCCTTCGCCGCGAATGTGGAAGCGGCGGCTTGCCCTTGGAACTCAGAGCATCGCTTGGTGCGGATCGGCATCAAAGGAAAAGAGATCGCCAACGCCGATCGTCCGGCCACCAATCTTGTCTTCTTGCTCGACGTCTCCGGCTCGATGAATAACAGTCGTAAGCTGCCGCTGCTGAAGCAAGGAATGAAGCTGCTGGTCGATCAATTGGGAGAGAACGACAAGGTTGCAATCGTCGTCTACGCCGGCGCCGCCGGCATGGTGCTCAATAGCACCAGCGGCGATGACAAGTCGACCATCATGGAGGCGCTCGATCGTCTACAGGCCGGCGGATCGACCAACGGTGGGCAAGGGATCGCGCTCGCCTACCAGGCCGCGACCGAGAACTTTATCAAAGGGGGCGTCAATCGCGTGATCCTTTGCACCGACGGCGACTTTAACGTCGGCGTCACCAGCACCAGCGATCTGGTCACGATGGCGGCCGAAAAAGCGAAGTCCGGCGTCTTCCTCAGCGTGATGGGCTTTGGAACCGGCAACCACAATGACGCGATGATGGAAGAGCTCTCGGGCAAAGCGAACGGCAACTACGCGTTCATCGACACGATCACCGAAGCGAAAAAAGTGTTGGTCGAACAGATGAGCGGTACGCTGACGACGATCGCAAAAGATGTGAAAATTCAAATCGAGTTTAACCCGACCAAAGTCGCCGCCTATCGCTTGGTGGGCTACGAAAATCGGCTGCTCGCCAATGCAGATTTCAACGACGACAAAAAAGACGCCGGCGAAATCGGCGCCGGGCATTGCGTCACCGCGTTCTACGAAATCGTCCCGGCTTCGGTGGAATCGCCGGTGACGACCGCCAAAGTTGACGATCTCAAATACCAATCGACCCGCGACATTACGCCGGCCGCCGATAGCGACGAACTGCTAACGCTGAAGATTCGTTACAAGCAGCCTGACGAAGACGAAAGCTCGTTGATTTCGGTCGGAGTCAAAGACTCGGGGAATCGTTTCGCCCAAGCCAGCGGCGACTTTCAATTCGCCGCTGGAGTCGCTATGTTCGGCATGCTGCTGCGAGAAGGAGACCAGGACGCGAAAGTGAACCTGGACGAGATCACCGAGTTGGTCAGCAACAACGTCGGCGACGATAGCTATCGCGGCGAGTTCCTGAAGATCGTGCAGGCCGCCAAGACGCTCAAGAAGTAA
- the tssG gene encoding type VI secretion system baseplate subunit TssG — MIASSQPPQLRAPAGSVLARLYKEPQTFDFFQAVRLLERSNQAEPHEERSPCVRFRAHNSSAFPASEIYDLEASPDDPQATEMTVTFLGLTGPSGVLPHHYTEMMLRLHRELRGNHKFALRDWFDLFNDRLTRLFYRVWEKNRFWVPYSRREFEKKSPDAFTQGLLSLGGFGLPTLRDRLQRPSDNAGVSDLALLRYSGLLAQQRRSAENLRRMLVDYFKIPIEVKPLQGQWLSLDQSQQTKIGRYRHNQQLGKTAVLGRRVWELQHKFRLQLGPLTLDQFNEFLPAPPTMDVASHRGKEALCGQGQWSLGQLTRVFVGPSLDFDIQLVLKKEEVPKTQLSGDPAKASRLGWNAWIGTKPADEDQENASFTVDN; from the coding sequence ATGATCGCTTCCAGCCAACCTCCCCAACTACGCGCGCCTGCCGGTTCAGTCTTGGCGCGACTCTACAAAGAGCCGCAAACCTTTGACTTCTTTCAGGCGGTCCGTCTGTTAGAACGAAGCAACCAAGCGGAGCCGCACGAAGAACGAAGCCCTTGCGTTCGTTTCCGCGCTCACAATTCGTCCGCGTTTCCAGCCAGTGAGATTTACGACCTGGAAGCGTCGCCAGACGACCCGCAAGCGACCGAAATGACGGTCACGTTTCTCGGCTTGACCGGGCCGAGCGGCGTATTGCCGCATCACTATACCGAGATGATGCTGCGTCTGCATCGAGAACTGCGCGGCAACCACAAGTTCGCACTGCGTGACTGGTTTGACCTGTTTAACGATCGCTTGACGCGACTTTTTTATCGCGTCTGGGAAAAGAATCGCTTTTGGGTTCCTTACTCGCGACGCGAGTTTGAGAAAAAGTCTCCCGACGCTTTCACGCAAGGTTTGCTCAGCCTTGGCGGGTTCGGTCTGCCGACGCTACGAGATCGCTTGCAACGTCCCAGCGACAATGCCGGCGTTAGCGACCTGGCCCTGCTCCGCTATAGCGGACTGTTGGCACAACAGCGTCGTTCGGCCGAGAATCTGCGGCGGATGCTGGTCGACTACTTCAAGATCCCAATCGAGGTCAAGCCGCTGCAAGGTCAATGGCTCTCGCTCGACCAAAGTCAGCAAACGAAAATTGGCCGCTATCGCCACAACCAGCAATTGGGCAAAACAGCCGTGCTGGGACGCCGCGTCTGGGAACTGCAACACAAGTTTCGCTTACAACTCGGCCCTCTGACGCTCGATCAGTTCAATGAATTTTTGCCGGCCCCCCCAACGATGGATGTCGCATCCCATCGCGGAAAAGAAGCGTTGTGCGGACAAGGACAATGGTCGCTAGGTCAATTGACGCGAGTCTTCGTCGGTCCGTCGCTCGACTTTGACATTCAGCTGGTCCTAAAAAAAGAAGAAGTGCCCAAGACGCAACTCTCTGGCGATCCGGCGAAAGCGTCGCGACTTGGTTGGAACGCCTGGATCGGCACGAAGCCTGCTGACGAGGATCAGGAGAACGCTAGTTTTACGGTTGATAATTAG